One uncultured Alphaproteobacteria bacterium genomic region harbors:
- a CDS encoding conserved hypothetical protein (Evidence 4 : Homologs of previously reported genes of unknown function): MRLEQEMWEALREICRREDMTVHELCSLIDDRRGLSSLTAATRVFILMYFRAAATDEGHATAGHGKRINAELLDRLGVSMGENRPAH, translated from the coding sequence ATGCGCCTCGAACAGGAGATGTGGGAGGCTCTCAGGGAGATCTGCCGACGCGAGGACATGACCGTCCATGAGCTGTGTTCGCTCATCGACGACCGCCGCGGCCTGTCCAGCCTCACCGCCGCGACCCGTGTCTTCATCCTGATGTACTTCCGCGCCGCCGCCACCGACGAAGGCCATGCGACCGCCGGGCACGGCAAGCGCATCAACGCGGAACTGCTCGACCGTCTCGGCGTGTCGATGGGCGAGAACCGTCCCGCGCACTGA
- a CDS encoding conserved hypothetical protein (Evidence 4 : Homologs of previously reported genes of unknown function), translating to MPDTPRRLVHERTISCRGYARDDGLWEIEGEFLDVKHQPYTAGDGAARPPGAPLHAMTLRLVIDDDARIRDAASTIDHAPFDTCPAAAPLGAKLVGMTIGKGFMAEARRAIGGTRGCLHVIELLGEVAGTAFQTLHAVRWRKVAEARERGEPPVRPAIIDTCHALKADGPVVAQKWPEFATEHESGGE from the coding sequence ATGCCCGACACGCCGCGCAGGCTGGTTCACGAGCGCACCATCTCCTGCCGGGGATATGCGCGCGACGACGGCCTTTGGGAGATCGAGGGCGAATTCCTCGACGTCAAGCACCAACCCTACACCGCCGGCGACGGCGCGGCGCGGCCTCCGGGCGCGCCGCTCCACGCGATGACGTTGCGCCTGGTGATCGACGACGACGCGCGCATCCGCGACGCCGCCTCCACCATCGACCACGCGCCTTTCGACACCTGCCCTGCGGCGGCGCCGCTCGGCGCGAAGCTCGTGGGGATGACGATCGGGAAAGGATTCATGGCCGAGGCGCGCCGCGCCATCGGCGGCACCCGGGGATGCCTGCACGTGATCGAACTGCTGGGCGAGGTGGCGGGCACCGCCTTCCAGACCCTGCATGCGGTGCGTTGGCGCAAGGTGGCGGAGGCGCGCGAACGGGGCGAACCGCCGGTGCGCCCGGCGATCATCGACACCTGCCACGCGCTCAAGGCCGACGGACCGGTGGTGGCGCAGAAGTGGCCCGAGTTCGCAACGGAACACGAGTCCGGGGGAGAATGA
- a CDS encoding DnaJ-class molecular chaperone, translating into MKAFRRSKQYLGDRPEATAPTCAHPGCTRPGVYRAPRDRALREYLWLCLEHVRDYNARWDYYRGLSQAEIEQELRRDTVWQRPTWRLGDGGAAAHVFREGRARVKDPFSVFEEGAERAENRREKPAAPPGSPAYAMEILQLEHPLTRQALKMRYHELVKRHHPDRHGGAKDAEERLKVINEAYAILQRHLDGDARRTAV; encoded by the coding sequence ATGAAGGCGTTCAGACGCAGCAAGCAATACCTCGGCGACCGCCCCGAAGCGACCGCCCCCACCTGCGCCCACCCGGGATGCACCCGGCCGGGAGTCTATCGCGCGCCGCGCGACCGGGCGCTGCGGGAGTATCTGTGGCTGTGCCTCGAACATGTGCGCGACTACAACGCGCGCTGGGATTACTACCGCGGCCTCTCCCAGGCGGAGATCGAACAGGAGCTCCGGCGCGACACGGTGTGGCAGCGCCCGACCTGGAGACTTGGCGACGGGGGCGCGGCCGCCCATGTCTTCCGGGAGGGCCGCGCACGGGTAAAGGATCCGTTCTCGGTCTTCGAGGAGGGCGCCGAGCGGGCGGAAAACCGCCGCGAGAAGCCCGCCGCGCCCCCGGGATCTCCGGCTTACGCCATGGAAATCCTGCAACTCGAACATCCTTTGACGCGACAAGCCCTGAAAATGCGATACCATGAGCTGGTTAAGCGTCATCACCCGGACCGACACGGCGGCGCCAAGGACGCCGAGGAACGTCTGAAAGTCATCAACGAAGCCTACGCCATCCTGCAACGGCACCTCGACGGCGACGCGCGCCGGACCGCGGTGTGA
- a CDS encoding Signal transduction protein, translating into MSQTIATVITGRKLYTIASAASAREAAQYLEGKEVGAVAVVDDGNLKGILSERDLVQRIIAAGADPSRVTVGEIMTANPITMQSSQTLSDALDEFRTRKFRHLPVMSGDTLVGMLSVRDLYAAIQSELEDDLHEREALIFGLPQL; encoded by the coding sequence ATGTCCCAGACGATCGCGACGGTGATCACGGGCCGCAAGCTTTACACGATCGCGAGCGCCGCATCGGCCCGCGAGGCGGCGCAATACCTCGAAGGCAAGGAGGTCGGCGCGGTTGCGGTCGTCGACGACGGCAACCTCAAGGGCATTCTTTCGGAGCGCGACCTGGTGCAGCGCATCATCGCCGCCGGCGCCGACCCCAGCCGCGTCACCGTCGGCGAGATCATGACCGCCAATCCGATCACGATGCAGTCGAGCCAGACCCTCAGCGACGCCCTCGACGAATTCCGGACCCGCAAGTTCCGCCACCTGCCGGTGATGAGCGGCGACACCCTGGTGGGAATGCTGTCGGTGCGCGACCTCTACGCCGCGATCCAGTCCGAACTCGAAGACGACCTGCACGAACGCGAGGCGCTGATCTTCGGTCTGCCGCAGCTCTGA